One window of the Nocardioides jiangxiensis genome contains the following:
- a CDS encoding M50 family metallopeptidase, giving the protein MALLYYTLGVLVFVVAMLASIALHEVGHMVPARAFGGKVTQYFVGFGPTVWSKQVGETEYGVKAIPLGGYVKIIGMLPPGAAQLADAVETDADGNQVLKVRKSNTGLFTQLISDARAAEWELVQPEDEPRLFYKMTWWKKVVVMAGGPTVNLAIAFFLFWGVFATVGNDADRAVSPVVAQVSGCVVPAAQDQRACTRAELREHPSPAAAAGLKAGDRFLSWNGERITSWEQVQGLIRGNGAKTATLVVERDGERVALQVTTQVTPRPLDAEHPTKLEPVGFLGVVPVSEARHGGPLYTLGQMGGMVRDSAHAIAVLPVKVWHVGMALVGLEERDPNGPVSIVGGGRFAGEVAAQQDFPLQDKIVSLISLVAGFNFFVGMFNFVPLLPLDGGHIAGALWEGVRRGWARVFHRPDPGHVDVARLLPVAYVMTLAFVLMGVVLILADLIIPVKIYG; this is encoded by the coding sequence ATGGCCCTGCTCTACTACACGCTCGGCGTCCTCGTCTTCGTGGTCGCCATGTTGGCGTCCATCGCGCTCCACGAGGTCGGCCACATGGTCCCGGCGCGCGCGTTCGGCGGCAAGGTCACCCAGTACTTCGTCGGGTTCGGCCCGACGGTGTGGAGCAAGCAGGTCGGCGAGACCGAGTACGGCGTCAAGGCGATCCCGCTCGGTGGCTACGTCAAGATCATCGGCATGCTGCCGCCCGGCGCCGCGCAGCTGGCCGACGCGGTGGAGACCGATGCCGACGGCAACCAGGTGCTGAAGGTCCGCAAGTCCAACACCGGCCTCTTCACCCAGCTGATCTCCGACGCGCGCGCCGCCGAGTGGGAGCTGGTGCAGCCCGAGGACGAGCCCCGCCTCTTCTACAAGATGACCTGGTGGAAGAAGGTCGTGGTCATGGCCGGCGGCCCGACCGTCAACCTGGCCATCGCTTTCTTCCTCTTCTGGGGTGTCTTCGCGACGGTGGGCAACGACGCGGACCGTGCCGTCAGCCCGGTCGTCGCGCAGGTCTCCGGCTGCGTCGTGCCTGCCGCCCAGGACCAGCGTGCGTGCACCAGGGCCGAGCTCCGCGAGCACCCCTCGCCGGCAGCAGCCGCGGGCCTGAAGGCGGGTGACCGCTTCCTCTCCTGGAACGGCGAGAGGATCACCTCCTGGGAGCAGGTGCAGGGCCTGATCCGCGGCAACGGCGCGAAGACCGCGACGCTGGTCGTCGAGCGTGACGGCGAACGGGTGGCGCTCCAGGTCACCACCCAGGTCACCCCGCGCCCGCTCGACGCGGAGCACCCGACGAAGCTCGAGCCCGTCGGCTTCCTCGGTGTCGTCCCGGTCAGCGAGGCCCGCCACGGCGGCCCGCTCTACACCCTCGGGCAGATGGGTGGCATGGTCCGCGACTCGGCCCACGCCATCGCCGTCCTCCCGGTCAAGGTCTGGCACGTCGGCATGGCCCTGGTCGGGCTCGAGGAGCGCGACCCCAACGGTCCGGTCAGCATCGTCGGCGGCGGCCGCTTCGCCGGTGAGGTCGCGGCACAGCAGGACTTCCCGCTGCAGGACAAGATCGTGTCGCTGATCTCCCTGGTGGCCGGCTTCAACTTCTTCGTCGGCATGTTCAACTTCGTGCCGCTGCTGCCGCTCGACGGCGGCCACATCGCGGGCGCCCTCTGGGAGGGCGTACGCCGGGGCTGGGCCCGGGTCTTCCACCGCCCCGACCCCGGCCACGTCGACGTCGCCCGACTGCTGCCCGTGGCCTACGTGATGACGCTGGCGTTCGTGCTCATGGGCGTCGTGCTCATCCTCGCGGACCTGATCATCCCCGTGAAGATCTACGGCTGA
- a CDS encoding proline--tRNA ligase, with protein sequence MRMSQTFVRTLRDDPNDAEVPSHRLLVRAGYIRRAAPGIYTWLPLGLKVYRNVERIVREEMDAMGAQELQFPALLPKEPYEATNRWEEYGDGIFRVKDRKGADYLLGPTHEEMFTLAVKDLYSSYKDLPVWLYQIQTKYRDEARPRAGLMRGREFVMKDSYSFDTTHEGLEASYAAHRAAYIKTFDRLGFDYVIVKATAGAMGGSKSEEFLARLEVGEDTFVQCTACDYAANVEAVSVPTPAPVAYDDVAPAHVEPTPDAATIATLVDALNAGHPRADRPWTAGDTLKNVLMMLVHPDGTREPLAIGLPGDREVDQKRLEGQLEPIGVEPMTEEELAQFPDVVKGYIGPGVLGEESKTGIRFLVDPRVSEGTAWVAGADLHGHHVVDLVVGRDFTPDGTIEAAEVRAGDACPNCADGVLETARGIEMGHIFQLGTKYAEALDLKVLDENGKLVTVTMGSYGIGVSRAVPVIAEGNHDELGLCWPREIAPADVHIVAAGKDASLFEAAEALSNELAAQGIEVLYDDRAGKVSPGVKFKDAELLGVPTIVTVGRGLADGLVEIKDRRTGDKQDVAVADAAATIAAIVRG encoded by the coding sequence ATGCGCATGTCCCAGACCTTCGTCCGCACGCTGCGGGACGACCCCAACGACGCCGAGGTCCCGAGCCACCGCCTGCTGGTCCGCGCCGGCTACATCCGCCGTGCTGCGCCGGGCATCTACACGTGGCTCCCGCTGGGGCTGAAGGTCTACCGCAACGTCGAGCGCATCGTCCGCGAGGAGATGGACGCGATGGGCGCGCAGGAGCTGCAGTTCCCGGCGCTGTTGCCCAAGGAGCCCTACGAGGCGACCAACCGCTGGGAGGAGTACGGCGACGGCATCTTCCGCGTGAAGGATCGCAAGGGTGCCGACTACCTGCTCGGTCCGACCCACGAGGAGATGTTCACCCTCGCGGTGAAGGACCTCTACTCGTCCTACAAGGACCTGCCGGTCTGGCTCTACCAGATCCAGACGAAGTACCGCGACGAGGCGCGTCCGCGCGCCGGTCTGATGCGCGGCCGCGAGTTCGTCATGAAGGACTCCTACTCCTTCGACACCACGCACGAGGGCCTCGAGGCGTCCTACGCCGCCCACCGCGCGGCGTACATCAAGACGTTCGACCGGCTCGGCTTCGACTACGTCATCGTGAAGGCGACCGCGGGTGCGATGGGTGGCTCGAAGTCCGAGGAGTTCCTCGCGCGGCTCGAGGTCGGCGAGGACACCTTCGTCCAGTGCACGGCGTGCGACTACGCCGCCAACGTCGAGGCGGTCAGCGTCCCGACTCCCGCGCCGGTCGCCTACGACGACGTGGCGCCCGCCCACGTCGAGCCGACGCCCGACGCGGCCACGATCGCGACGCTGGTCGACGCGCTCAACGCCGGCCACCCCCGCGCCGACCGTCCGTGGACCGCCGGCGACACGCTCAAGAACGTCCTGATGATGCTGGTCCACCCCGACGGCACGCGCGAGCCCCTGGCCATCGGCCTCCCGGGTGACCGCGAGGTCGACCAGAAGCGCCTCGAGGGCCAGCTCGAGCCGATCGGCGTCGAGCCCATGACGGAGGAGGAGCTCGCGCAGTTCCCCGACGTCGTCAAGGGCTACATCGGGCCCGGCGTCCTCGGTGAGGAGTCGAAGACCGGCATCCGCTTCCTGGTCGACCCGCGGGTCTCCGAGGGCACGGCATGGGTGGCCGGCGCCGACCTCCACGGCCACCACGTGGTCGACCTGGTCGTCGGCCGGGACTTCACTCCCGACGGCACGATCGAGGCCGCCGAGGTCCGTGCCGGCGACGCCTGCCCGAACTGCGCCGACGGGGTCCTCGAGACCGCCCGTGGCATCGAGATGGGCCACATCTTCCAGCTCGGTACGAAGTACGCCGAGGCGCTCGACCTCAAGGTCCTGGACGAGAACGGCAAGCTCGTCACGGTCACCATGGGTTCCTACGGCATCGGTGTCTCCCGCGCCGTGCCGGTCATCGCCGAGGGCAACCACGACGAGCTCGGCCTCTGCTGGCCGCGCGAGATCGCGCCGGCCGACGTGCACATCGTCGCCGCGGGCAAGGACGCGTCGCTCTTCGAGGCTGCCGAGGCGCTCAGCAACGAGCTCGCCGCCCAGGGCATCGAGGTCCTCTACGACGACCGCGCCGGCAAGGTCAGCCCCGGCGTGAAGTTCAAGGACGCCGAGCTCCTGGGGGTGCCGACGATCGTCACGGTCGGTCGCGGCCTGGCCGACGGCCTGGTCGAGATCAAGGACCGCCGTACCGGCGACAAGCAGGACGTCGCGGTCGCCGACGCCGCCGCCACCATCGCCGCGATCGTCCGGGGCTGA
- the rimP gene encoding ribosome maturation factor RimP, whose product MSSSGLDATRARIEAGLTDPLAALGLDLEAVELSKAGQRRILRIAVDSETGVTLDEISAATKEVDDFLESSAVMGEEPYMLEVTSRGVDRPLTLPRHWRRNAGRLVKATLVEGGEVEARIGESDDEGVTLLEDKRASKGAKPKIVETRVAYADISKARVQIEFNRKAAFEEADDDTADFGDEGDDD is encoded by the coding sequence GTGAGCAGTTCCGGACTGGACGCCACCAGGGCCCGCATCGAAGCAGGGCTCACCGACCCCCTGGCCGCTCTGGGCCTGGACCTGGAGGCCGTCGAGCTCTCCAAGGCCGGCCAGCGCCGCATCCTGCGCATCGCCGTCGACTCCGAGACCGGCGTGACGCTCGACGAGATCTCGGCGGCGACCAAGGAGGTCGACGACTTCCTGGAGTCCTCCGCCGTGATGGGCGAGGAGCCCTACATGCTCGAGGTCACCTCGCGCGGCGTCGACCGCCCGCTGACCCTGCCGCGCCACTGGCGCCGCAACGCCGGCCGTCTGGTCAAGGCGACGCTGGTCGAGGGTGGCGAGGTGGAGGCCCGCATCGGCGAGTCCGATGACGAGGGCGTCACGCTCCTCGAGGACAAGCGCGCCAGCAAGGGTGCCAAGCCCAAGATCGTGGAGACGCGCGTCGCCTACGCCGACATCAGCAAGGCGCGCGTGCAGATCGAGTTCAACCGCAAGGCCGCCTTCGAGGAGGCCGACGACGACACCGCCGACTTCGGCGACGAGGGAGACGACGACTGA
- a CDS encoding patatin-like phospholipase family protein gives MRIPLRRSDTFLPPELADLPAEAAAASAERAHDPIYRLQRMERRLVRSALAHPDVLTAEELRRLRYLISFARLTIFEPGAAGGGPRGRGDVDVSEELDPWRAKVIDAFAHSLRRERDRVVRLQLAREVLRSLEDEQTAQRQALLDRHRNDFSAAELDAEVGLRSLVLVLGGGGGAGFVYIGALKQLVESGRVPDYMMGGSMGAILGGIFARETPVPIEQYIDFAHSLSYRGILGPEPRYRRHGLTSLFSLRYDEFAADLFRRPDGEQMRMADLAIPFDCVVSGVHQDLFSRLPARFRRQQLANVQGRALPLRPISIGPVMNSRLWQIASFIDSRVVKPMVIGADDLTRQFDVVDAQSFSAAIPGVLHHEVKSERMIGLVDAWLEQKKVAALVDGVAAANVPIELAYRRLRDGRIGTRNGVVIALDSMHPRWDPKHLWMTPVTQAVAVQMIGNAPYADHLERMEPTLSPVTLAPNRAGMDRAIGWGEASMAALDPLLTALTAPVWWDGDRPSYEARPEKQRRTSLAPSMTSVLEAYGRQREWWQRTRGRFLT, from the coding sequence ATGCGCATCCCCCTCCGCCGCAGCGACACCTTCCTCCCCCCGGAGCTGGCCGACCTCCCGGCCGAGGCGGCCGCGGCGAGCGCGGAGCGGGCCCACGATCCGATCTACCGCCTGCAGCGGATGGAGCGTCGCCTGGTCCGCAGCGCGCTGGCCCACCCGGATGTGCTCACCGCCGAGGAGTTGCGACGGCTGCGCTACCTCATCAGCTTCGCCCGCCTCACGATCTTCGAGCCCGGTGCTGCGGGCGGCGGACCGCGGGGACGTGGCGACGTCGACGTGAGCGAGGAGCTCGATCCCTGGCGGGCCAAGGTCATCGACGCCTTCGCCCACTCCCTGCGGCGCGAGCGCGACCGCGTCGTACGGCTCCAGCTCGCGCGCGAGGTGCTGCGCTCCCTCGAGGACGAGCAGACCGCGCAGCGCCAGGCGCTGCTGGACCGGCACCGCAACGACTTCTCGGCCGCGGAGCTCGACGCCGAGGTGGGGCTGCGCAGCCTGGTCCTCGTGCTCGGTGGAGGCGGCGGCGCGGGGTTCGTCTACATCGGTGCGCTCAAGCAGCTCGTGGAGTCCGGCCGCGTCCCCGACTACATGATGGGCGGCTCGATGGGCGCCATCCTCGGCGGCATCTTCGCCCGGGAGACGCCGGTGCCGATCGAGCAGTACATCGACTTCGCCCACAGCCTGAGCTACCGCGGCATCCTCGGCCCGGAACCGCGCTACCGCCGCCACGGCCTGACCAGCCTCTTCTCCCTCCGGTACGACGAGTTCGCCGCCGACCTCTTCCGGCGCCCCGATGGGGAGCAGATGCGGATGGCGGACCTGGCGATCCCGTTCGACTGCGTCGTCTCGGGCGTCCACCAGGACCTCTTCTCCCGGCTTCCGGCCCGCTTCCGACGCCAGCAGCTGGCCAACGTGCAGGGACGCGCGCTCCCCCTCCGGCCGATCAGCATCGGCCCCGTCATGAACAGCCGGCTCTGGCAGATCGCGTCGTTCATCGACTCCCGCGTCGTGAAGCCGATGGTGATCGGCGCCGACGACCTCACCCGTCAGTTCGACGTGGTCGATGCGCAGTCGTTCTCCGCCGCGATCCCCGGCGTGCTCCACCACGAGGTGAAGAGCGAGCGGATGATCGGGCTCGTCGACGCCTGGCTGGAGCAGAAGAAGGTCGCGGCCCTCGTCGACGGCGTCGCCGCGGCCAACGTGCCGATCGAGCTTGCCTACCGCCGGCTGCGCGACGGCCGGATCGGCACCCGCAACGGGGTCGTGATCGCGCTCGACTCGATGCACCCGCGGTGGGACCCCAAGCACCTCTGGATGACCCCGGTCACCCAGGCGGTGGCGGTGCAGATGATCGGCAACGCGCCGTACGCCGACCACCTCGAGCGCATGGAGCCCACCCTGAGCCCGGTGACGCTCGCACCCAACCGGGCCGGCATGGACCGCGCGATCGGCTGGGGCGAGGCCTCGATGGCCGCGCTCGACCCGCTGCTGACCGCGCTCACGGCGCCCGTCTGGTGGGACGGCGACCGGCCGTCGTACGAGGCCCGGCCCGAGAAGCAGCGCCGGACGTCACTGGCACCGTCGATGACCTCGGTGCTCGAGGCCTACGGACGCCAGCGCGAGTGGTGGCAGCGGACCCGCGGCCGGTTCCTGACCTGA
- a CDS encoding DoxX family protein, with the protein MASLPLGAKLVSGAFLASGTLHLVKPNVFEPLMPDFVPAHREIIIGSGVAEIACALGMLFPPTRRVAGLASAALLVGVFPGNLKMADDARRLGSPTFRAVAYGRLPLQVPMIKAALNAAKS; encoded by the coding sequence ATGGCCTCCCTCCCGCTCGGCGCCAAGCTCGTCTCCGGCGCCTTCCTCGCCTCCGGCACGCTGCACCTCGTCAAGCCCAACGTGTTCGAGCCGCTCATGCCGGACTTCGTCCCGGCTCACCGCGAGATCATCATCGGCTCGGGCGTCGCCGAGATCGCGTGTGCGCTGGGGATGCTGTTCCCGCCGACCCGTCGTGTCGCGGGCCTCGCGAGCGCTGCGCTGCTCGTCGGGGTCTTCCCGGGCAACCTGAAGATGGCCGACGACGCCCGACGCCTGGGGAGCCCGACGTTCCGGGCGGTCGCCTACGGCCGGCTGCCGCTCCAGGTGCCGATGATCAAGGCCGCGCTCAACGCGGCGAAGTCCTGA
- a CDS encoding ferritin-like domain-containing protein, translated as MSTEITPLQTAVAGEHAAVWVLGVIGAQAPEDSTLRDRVTDAFRVHRSQRDHLVARITALGGVAVPAEPGYTLGDVSSTSAAYAAALEVEQRAAAVYADLVAHATGSDRSWAVTALVECSIRQLRFRGSPEIFPGTSELANR; from the coding sequence GTGAGCACCGAGATCACTCCCCTGCAGACCGCCGTCGCCGGGGAGCACGCCGCCGTCTGGGTCCTGGGCGTCATCGGCGCCCAGGCGCCCGAGGACTCGACCCTGCGCGACCGGGTGACGGACGCCTTCCGCGTGCACCGCAGCCAGCGGGACCACCTCGTCGCCCGGATCACCGCCCTGGGGGGCGTGGCCGTGCCGGCCGAGCCGGGCTACACGCTGGGCGACGTCAGCTCGACCTCTGCCGCCTACGCCGCCGCACTCGAGGTGGAGCAGCGGGCTGCCGCTGTCTACGCCGACCTGGTGGCACATGCGACGGGCTCCGACCGGAGCTGGGCGGTGACCGCCCTCGTCGAGTGCTCGATCCGCCAGCTGCGGTTCCGGGGGAGCCCCGAGATCTTCCCCGGAACCAGCGAGCTGGCGAACCGCTGA
- the ispG gene encoding flavodoxin-dependent (E)-4-hydroxy-3-methylbut-2-enyl-diphosphate synthase — MTSISLGMPEAPAPVLAPRRQTRQIKVGKVGVGSDSPVSVQSMTTTLTSDVNSTLQQIAELTAAGCDIVRVACPSQDDADALPAIAQKAQIPVIADIHFQPKYVYAAIDAGCAAVRVNPGNIRAFDDQVKQIAQAAADRGTSIRIGVNAGSLDKRLLEKYGKATPEALVESAIWEASLFEEHGFRDFKISVKHNDPVVMVRAYELLAEKGDWPLHLGVTEAGPAFQGTIKSATAFGALLSKGIGDTIRVSLSAPPVEEVKVGISILQSLNLRPRKLEIVSCPSCGRAQVDVYKLAEQVTAGLEGLEVPLRVAVMGCVVNGPGEAREADLGVASGNGKGQIFVRGEVIKTVPEARIVETLIEEAMRLAEEMEPVEGAEASVTVS; from the coding sequence ATGACGTCGATCAGCCTCGGGATGCCCGAAGCCCCCGCGCCGGTGCTGGCGCCCCGCCGCCAGACCCGCCAGATCAAGGTGGGCAAGGTCGGAGTCGGCTCCGACTCGCCCGTGAGCGTGCAGTCGATGACCACGACGCTGACCTCCGACGTCAACTCGACGCTGCAGCAGATCGCCGAGCTCACCGCTGCCGGTTGCGACATCGTGCGCGTGGCGTGCCCGAGCCAGGACGACGCCGACGCGCTGCCGGCGATCGCACAGAAGGCGCAGATCCCCGTCATCGCCGACATCCACTTCCAGCCGAAGTACGTCTACGCGGCGATCGACGCCGGCTGTGCCGCCGTCCGCGTCAACCCCGGCAACATCCGAGCCTTCGACGACCAGGTCAAGCAGATCGCCCAGGCCGCCGCCGACCGCGGCACGAGCATCCGTATCGGCGTCAACGCCGGCTCGCTCGACAAGCGCCTGCTCGAGAAGTACGGCAAGGCCACCCCGGAGGCGCTCGTCGAGAGCGCGATCTGGGAGGCCAGCCTCTTCGAGGAGCACGGCTTCCGCGACTTCAAGATCTCGGTCAAGCACAACGACCCCGTCGTCATGGTCCGCGCCTACGAGCTGCTCGCCGAGAAGGGGGACTGGCCGCTGCACCTCGGCGTGACGGAGGCCGGCCCGGCGTTCCAGGGCACCATCAAGTCCGCCACCGCCTTCGGTGCCCTCCTCTCCAAGGGCATCGGCGACACGATCCGCGTCTCGCTCTCCGCGCCGCCGGTCGAGGAGGTCAAGGTCGGCATCTCGATCCTGCAGTCGCTCAACCTGCGCCCGCGCAAGCTCGAGATCGTCTCCTGCCCGTCCTGCGGCCGTGCCCAGGTCGACGTCTACAAGCTCGCCGAGCAGGTCACGGCGGGCCTGGAGGGCCTCGAGGTCCCGCTGCGCGTGGCCGTCATGGGCTGTGTCGTCAACGGTCCGGGCGAGGCCCGTGAAGCGGACCTCGGTGTCGCGTCGGGCAACGGCAAGGGCCAGATCTTCGTCCGTGGCGAGGTCATCAAGACCGTCCCGGAGGCCAGGATCGTCGAGACGCTCATCGAGGAGGCCATGCGCCTGGCCGAGGAGATGGAGCCCGTCGAGGGCGCGGAGGCCTCCGTCACCGTTTCGTGA
- a CDS encoding HAD family hydrolase — protein MSIEAVIFDWGGTLTAWHDVDFHEESLALAEAVVGAHGSLDVHAARLHEAGARVWGWSRDEQRSATVADLFTEAGLEHDPSLLSAYYDFWAPHTLTDPEVGPLFTALRDRGVKVGVLSNTIWPRAWHRGFFERDGVVHLIDGDVYTSEIAWTKPSARAFAAAMEAVGATDPARCVYVGDRLYDDVWGAQSAGMRAIHVPHSTIPADQVGHTDGVPDAVVQRIGEVVDVVDGWR, from the coding sequence GTGTCGATCGAGGCGGTCATCTTCGACTGGGGCGGCACGCTGACGGCATGGCATGACGTCGACTTCCACGAGGAGTCACTCGCCCTGGCCGAGGCCGTCGTCGGTGCCCACGGCTCGCTCGACGTGCACGCTGCGCGCCTGCACGAGGCGGGTGCGCGGGTGTGGGGCTGGAGCCGGGACGAGCAGCGCAGCGCCACGGTCGCCGACCTCTTCACCGAGGCCGGGCTCGAGCACGACCCGTCGCTGCTGTCTGCCTACTACGACTTCTGGGCGCCGCACACGCTGACCGACCCCGAGGTCGGGCCTCTCTTCACGGCTCTGCGCGACCGCGGGGTCAAGGTCGGCGTGCTCTCCAACACGATCTGGCCGCGAGCCTGGCACCGCGGCTTCTTCGAGCGGGACGGGGTCGTCCACCTCATCGACGGCGACGTCTACACGAGCGAGATCGCGTGGACGAAGCCGTCGGCGCGGGCCTTCGCCGCGGCCATGGAGGCGGTCGGTGCGACCGACCCTGCACGCTGCGTCTACGTCGGCGACCGGCTGTACGACGACGTGTGGGGTGCCCAGTCGGCGGGGATGCGGGCGATCCACGTCCCCCACAGCACGATCCCGGCCGACCAGGTCGGTCACACCGACGGCGTACCGGATGCGGTCGTGCAGCGCATCGGCGAGGTCGTCGACGTGGTCGACGGGTGGCGCTGA
- the dxr gene encoding 1-deoxy-D-xylulose-5-phosphate reductoisomerase encodes MTRRDIVVLGSTGSIGTQALDLVRANPDRFRVVALTAGGSSVELFEQQVAEFAPAFSGLGEEASTEAAALPCDVVLNGITGAVGLRPTLAALEAGNTLALANKESLIIGGPLVLERARPGQIVPVDSEHSAIAQCLRAGRAHEVRRLVLTASGGPFRGKTREELAGVTREQALNHPTWDMGPVITVNSATLVNKGLEVIEAHLLFGLPFDRIDVVVHPTSVVHSMVEFVDGSTILQASPPTMMIPIALGMEWPDRVPDAAPGCDWTRPETWQFFPLDDEAFPAVSLARDAGQRGSTAPAVYNAANEVAVDAFLSGRLPFVDIVPTVARVLTAHDVPSKSALTVDDVLAADAWARTTARTLIEGS; translated from the coding sequence GTGACCCGGCGCGACATCGTCGTCCTCGGTTCCACGGGCTCGATTGGCACCCAGGCGTTGGACCTGGTGCGGGCCAACCCCGACCGCTTCCGGGTCGTGGCGCTGACGGCCGGCGGGTCCAGCGTCGAGCTCTTCGAGCAGCAGGTCGCCGAGTTCGCCCCGGCGTTCAGCGGGCTGGGGGAGGAGGCCTCGACCGAGGCCGCGGCCCTGCCCTGCGACGTCGTCCTCAACGGCATCACCGGCGCCGTCGGGCTGCGCCCGACCCTGGCCGCGCTCGAGGCGGGCAACACCCTCGCGCTGGCGAACAAGGAGTCCCTGATCATCGGTGGTCCGCTCGTCCTCGAGCGCGCCAGGCCGGGCCAGATCGTGCCGGTCGACTCCGAGCACTCCGCCATCGCCCAGTGCCTCCGGGCCGGTCGTGCGCACGAGGTACGTCGCCTGGTCCTGACGGCGAGCGGCGGCCCGTTCCGCGGGAAGACCCGCGAGGAGCTGGCCGGCGTCACCCGGGAGCAGGCACTCAACCACCCGACGTGGGACATGGGCCCGGTGATCACGGTCAACTCCGCCACCCTGGTCAACAAGGGCCTCGAGGTGATCGAGGCACACCTGCTCTTCGGCCTGCCCTTCGACCGGATCGACGTGGTGGTGCACCCGACGAGCGTCGTGCACTCGATGGTCGAGTTCGTCGACGGCTCGACGATCCTGCAGGCGAGCCCGCCGACCATGATGATCCCGATCGCCCTCGGCATGGAGTGGCCCGACCGGGTGCCGGACGCAGCGCCGGGATGCGACTGGACCCGCCCCGAGACATGGCAGTTCTTCCCGCTCGACGACGAGGCGTTCCCCGCGGTGTCCCTCGCCCGGGACGCGGGCCAGCGCGGGAGCACGGCTCCCGCGGTCTACAACGCCGCCAACGAGGTCGCCGTCGACGCGTTCCTCAGCGGTCGCCTGCCGTTCGTCGACATCGTCCCGACGGTCGCCCGCGTGCTGACCGCCCACGACGTACCCTCGAAGAGCGCCCTCACCGTCGACGACGTGCTCGCTGCCGACGCGTGGGCCCGGACGACGGCGCGCACGCTCATCGAAGGATCCTGA
- a CDS encoding GNAT family N-acetyltransferase — MLSTTAQVRVLGSADVPAFLALAERDPVVNVFVDYRARMTRLDPAWLGGEVVGRFVDGALVSALHVGANLVPVEAGPVDLDDFARHLRRLPATWSTLVGPHPAVERLWGLLQDDYAPPREERWRQPHLELRGAPAVAGDPLVRRTTEADMAALYPACVAMYTEEVGVSPETGGGGPLYRARVRQLVSRGWSFARFDDAGRVLFKAEVASVTPHAAQVQGVWVAPEARGRGLAAAGMARVAEIVLAEIAPTVSLYVNEWNRPARAAYARAGFVETARFSTIMF; from the coding sequence GTGTTGTCCACGACTGCCCAGGTGCGCGTGCTCGGGTCGGCCGATGTCCCGGCCTTCCTCGCGCTCGCCGAGCGCGACCCGGTCGTCAACGTCTTCGTGGACTACCGCGCCCGGATGACCCGGCTCGACCCGGCCTGGCTCGGTGGTGAGGTCGTCGGCCGGTTCGTCGACGGCGCGCTTGTCTCGGCCCTGCACGTCGGTGCCAACCTCGTACCCGTCGAGGCGGGGCCGGTCGACCTGGACGACTTCGCCCGCCACCTGCGGCGCCTGCCGGCGACGTGGTCGACGCTGGTCGGCCCGCATCCCGCGGTGGAGCGCCTGTGGGGCCTGCTGCAGGACGACTACGCTCCGCCGCGCGAGGAGCGGTGGCGCCAGCCTCACCTCGAGCTGCGCGGCGCTCCGGCGGTCGCCGGCGACCCGCTGGTCCGGCGTACGACGGAGGCCGACATGGCCGCGCTCTACCCGGCCTGCGTGGCGATGTACACCGAGGAGGTGGGTGTCTCGCCGGAGACCGGGGGAGGCGGGCCGCTGTATCGGGCCCGCGTGCGGCAGCTCGTCAGCCGTGGCTGGTCGTTCGCGCGCTTCGACGACGCGGGCCGGGTCCTCTTCAAGGCCGAGGTCGCGAGCGTGACCCCGCACGCCGCCCAGGTCCAGGGTGTCTGGGTCGCTCCCGAGGCGCGTGGCCGTGGCCTCGCGGCGGCGGGGATGGCGCGGGTGGCGGAGATCGTCCTGGCGGAGATCGCGCCGACGGTCTCCCTCTACGTCAACGAGTGGAACCGGCCGGCCCGCGCGGCCTACGCCCGTGCCGGCTTCGTGGAGACCGCGCGCTTCTCGACGATCATGTTCTGA